In Eubalaena glacialis isolate mEubGla1 chromosome 2, mEubGla1.1.hap2.+ XY, whole genome shotgun sequence, a single genomic region encodes these proteins:
- the DEGS2 gene encoding sphingolipid delta(4)-desaturase/C4-monooxygenase DES2 isoform X2, whose protein sequence is MRPDPHLKWMVLGMVLAQLLACWLVRGLAWRWLLFWAYAFGGCVNHSLTLAIHDISHNTAFGTGHPAHNRWFAIFANLPLGVPYASSFKKYHVDHHRYLGGDGLDVDVPTRLEGWLFCTPARKLLWLALQPFFYSLRPLCVHPKAMTRMEVFNALAQLAANATIFTLWGLKPMVYLLASSLLGLGLHPISGHFVAEHYMFLKGHETYSYYGPLNWITFNVGYHMEHHDFPSIPSCNLPLVRKIAPEYYDHLPQHYSWVKVLWDFVSKDSLGPYARVKRVCKLAEDGL, encoded by the exons ATGCGGCCGGACCCTCATCTCAAGTGGATGGTGCTGGGGATGGTGCTGGCGCAGCTGTTGGCCTGCTGGCTGGTGCGGGGGCTGGCGTGGCGCTGGCTGCTCTTCTGGGCCTACGCCTTCGGGGGCTGCGTGAACCACTCGCTGACGCTGGCCATCCATGACATCTCGCACAACACCGCCTTCGGCACTGGCCACCCTGCCCACAACCGCTGGTTCGCCATCTTCGCCAACCTGCCCTTGGGTGTGCCCTACGCGTCCTCCTTCAAGAAGTACCACGTGGATCACCACCGCTACCTGGGTGGCGACGGGCtggacgtggacgtgcccacgcGCCTTGAGGGCTGGCTCTTCTGCACGCCGGCCCGCAAGCTGCTCTGGCTGGCGCTGCAGCCCTTCTTCTACTCGCTGCGGCCGCTCTGCGTGCACCCCAAGGCCATGACCCGCATGGAGGTGTTCAACGCCCTGGCGCAGCTGGCGGCCAACGCCACCATCTTCACCCTCTGGGGGCTCAAGCCCATGGTCTACCTGCTGGCCAGCTCCCTACTGGGCTTGGGCCTGCACCCCATCTCGGGCCACTTTGTTGCTGAGCACTACATGTTCCTCAAGGGCCACGAGACCTACTCCTACTATGGGCCCCTCAACTGGATCACCTTCAACGTGGGCTACCACATGGAGCATCATGACTTCCCCAGCATCCCGAGCTGCAACCTGCCCCTG GTGCGGAAGATCGCGCCCGAGTACTACGACCACCTGCCCCAGCACTACTCGTGGGTGAAGGTGCTCTGGGACTTTGTGTCTAAGGACTCCCTGGGGCCCTACGCCAGGGTGAAGCGGGTGTGCAAGCTGGCGGAGGACGGCCTGTGA
- the DEGS2 gene encoding sphingolipid delta(4)-desaturase/C4-monooxygenase DES2 isoform X1, with the protein MGNSAGRSDFEWVYTDQPHTQRRKEMLAKYPAIKALMRPDPHLKWMVLGMVLAQLLACWLVRGLAWRWLLFWAYAFGGCVNHSLTLAIHDISHNTAFGTGHPAHNRWFAIFANLPLGVPYASSFKKYHVDHHRYLGGDGLDVDVPTRLEGWLFCTPARKLLWLALQPFFYSLRPLCVHPKAMTRMEVFNALAQLAANATIFTLWGLKPMVYLLASSLLGLGLHPISGHFVAEHYMFLKGHETYSYYGPLNWITFNVGYHMEHHDFPSIPSCNLPLVRKIAPEYYDHLPQHYSWVKVLWDFVSKDSLGPYARVKRVCKLAEDGL; encoded by the exons CCAAGTACCCGGCCATCAAGGCCCTGATGCGGCCGGACCCTCATCTCAAGTGGATGGTGCTGGGGATGGTGCTGGCGCAGCTGTTGGCCTGCTGGCTGGTGCGGGGGCTGGCGTGGCGCTGGCTGCTCTTCTGGGCCTACGCCTTCGGGGGCTGCGTGAACCACTCGCTGACGCTGGCCATCCATGACATCTCGCACAACACCGCCTTCGGCACTGGCCACCCTGCCCACAACCGCTGGTTCGCCATCTTCGCCAACCTGCCCTTGGGTGTGCCCTACGCGTCCTCCTTCAAGAAGTACCACGTGGATCACCACCGCTACCTGGGTGGCGACGGGCtggacgtggacgtgcccacgcGCCTTGAGGGCTGGCTCTTCTGCACGCCGGCCCGCAAGCTGCTCTGGCTGGCGCTGCAGCCCTTCTTCTACTCGCTGCGGCCGCTCTGCGTGCACCCCAAGGCCATGACCCGCATGGAGGTGTTCAACGCCCTGGCGCAGCTGGCGGCCAACGCCACCATCTTCACCCTCTGGGGGCTCAAGCCCATGGTCTACCTGCTGGCCAGCTCCCTACTGGGCTTGGGCCTGCACCCCATCTCGGGCCACTTTGTTGCTGAGCACTACATGTTCCTCAAGGGCCACGAGACCTACTCCTACTATGGGCCCCTCAACTGGATCACCTTCAACGTGGGCTACCACATGGAGCATCATGACTTCCCCAGCATCCCGAGCTGCAACCTGCCCCTG GTGCGGAAGATCGCGCCCGAGTACTACGACCACCTGCCCCAGCACTACTCGTGGGTGAAGGTGCTCTGGGACTTTGTGTCTAAGGACTCCCTGGGGCCCTACGCCAGGGTGAAGCGGGTGTGCAAGCTGGCGGAGGACGGCCTGTGA